A genomic window from Desulfovibrio sp. JC010 includes:
- a CDS encoding DUF2920 family protein: protein MVEHNTIPTSNDFELNGRDRKVSYNLYGSENKNGLVVYIPGFGADLGDYTDVFCKKISSKYNLAALSVEYFGINSRPNVGAKIDLEIEDRNLVQRLVGHYGDDWAKDVVEFAGKTGQFINLTGSLTPSRGEYQNFGLLPALDILNSIRDAVMRYDINENNIILIGSSYGGYLANMVSKIAPGYLRAVFDNSSWAVPNHRYLVGRELGQPEFAVMLDDMVRLNLFVKSPWTLKPGLPNSLEKGKLEIRSFSPMGLADMAAQGAGDTCYFFIHSSQDSIAPLTEKLQMEQEMQNCGFKHVLLDVVYADDVDGEYIKSLDHGLGLSMLTFFERSYKKLCKLPTRKGPYMGFRSEYRFDDSEYCFDFSGSPVMAERRFI, encoded by the coding sequence TTGGTAGAACATAACACTATCCCAACCAGCAATGACTTTGAACTTAATGGCAGAGATCGAAAGGTTTCATACAATCTGTATGGCAGCGAAAATAAAAATGGTCTTGTGGTGTATATTCCGGGGTTTGGTGCGGATTTAGGTGATTATACGGATGTTTTTTGTAAAAAAATATCTTCAAAGTATAACTTGGCCGCTCTTTCGGTTGAGTATTTTGGCATAAATTCAAGACCAAATGTTGGAGCAAAAATAGACCTCGAGATTGAAGATCGGAATCTGGTTCAAAGGCTGGTTGGCCATTACGGTGATGACTGGGCTAAAGATGTTGTTGAATTTGCGGGCAAAACTGGTCAGTTCATAAACTTAACAGGATCATTAACACCATCCAGAGGTGAGTATCAGAATTTTGGACTATTGCCTGCGTTGGATATTTTGAATTCAATTCGCGACGCTGTAATGCGCTACGACATAAATGAAAATAATATAATACTGATCGGTTCATCCTACGGTGGCTACCTTGCAAATATGGTTTCCAAGATTGCTCCCGGATATTTGCGGGCTGTTTTTGATAATTCATCATGGGCTGTTCCCAATCACAGATATTTGGTGGGAAGAGAGCTTGGTCAGCCTGAATTTGCAGTTATGCTCGATGATATGGTCCGCTTGAATTTGTTTGTGAAATCCCCATGGACTCTGAAGCCCGGACTTCCCAATTCATTGGAGAAGGGAAAACTCGAAATACGCAGTTTTTCTCCTATGGGCCTTGCGGATATGGCTGCGCAAGGAGCAGGGGATACCTGCTATTTTTTTATCCACTCCTCGCAGGACTCCATTGCGCCACTCACTGAAAAGCTGCAGATGGAGCAGGAAATGCAGAATTGCGGATTCAAGCATGTCTTGCTTGATGTTGTTTATGCTGACGATGTGGATGGGGAGTACATTAAAAGTCTGGATCATGGATTGGGGCTTTCCATGCTTACTTTTTTTGAGCGCAGTTACAAAAAACTCTGCAAACTTCCTACCCGGAAAGGACCGTATATGGGGTTTCGGAGTGAGTATCGTTTTGATGATAGTGAGTATTGTTTTGATTTTAGTGGATCACCCGTTATGGCTGAACGCCGATTCATATAA
- a CDS encoding DUF4405 domain-containing protein, whose amino-acid sequence MQASNEICVFSVWPKPYQKIKMRYRPHSELEGVLFMHGKNFKFRSFISVLTFISFIILMLTGLELFVAPHDHTTDWLSWSFYGISQDIFAELHIIFGLLFLLTSLIHIAYNLKPLLSYLKKPARSNGLLSEALVALIVSIVITVGTVAGMPGPANIIELGERFQKSWAIGYPEAPMPNTESLSIEQLGLLLQVDPNLLIDQLRSMGISDVDTQAVIEDIAEEHDIPPYKIYTAIKQAK is encoded by the coding sequence ATGCAAGCCAGCAACGAGATTTGTGTTTTCTCGGTCTGGCCAAAACCTTACCAGAAAATAAAAATGAGGTACCGACCTCATTCAGAACTTGAAGGAGTACTTTTTATGCATGGGAAAAATTTTAAATTCAGATCATTTATCTCAGTATTAACCTTTATCTCATTTATTATACTTATGCTTACCGGGCTGGAGTTATTCGTGGCTCCGCACGACCATACCACTGACTGGCTGTCCTGGAGTTTCTATGGAATCAGTCAGGATATTTTTGCCGAACTGCACATAATTTTCGGCCTGCTTTTTCTGCTGACTTCACTGATTCATATTGCCTACAACCTGAAGCCGTTACTCAGCTACCTGAAAAAGCCAGCCAGAAGCAACGGACTCTTAAGCGAAGCTCTGGTTGCATTGATTGTATCTATCGTCATCACAGTTGGAACAGTGGCAGGAATGCCCGGTCCGGCGAATATCATTGAACTGGGTGAACGATTCCAGAAGTCATGGGCAATAGGCTACCCCGAAGCCCCTATGCCGAATACCGAAAGCCTTTCAATTGAGCAGTTGGGCTTATTGCTTCAGGTCGATCCAAATCTTCTTATTGATCAGCTCAGATCAATGGGAATCAGCGATGTAGACACTCAGGCTGTGATTGAAGACATCGCCGAGGAACATGATATCCCTCCCTACAAAATTTACACTGCAATAAAACAAGCCAAATAA